GCTTGCCGGACGCGCCCAGGACAATGCCCGCGCCCGCGAGGCGCTTGCCGAACTCGGCCTTAACCCGTTGATGGTGGAAGCGTTTCGCGATCGGGCAAGTCAGGCTTGATAGAAATCCGGGGGCTCCGTTGACGCGGCATTAAGACCGCCCAACTAGGATTCTGCGCTCATCCCAGAGCGCCGATCCGAGTATCAGATGTCCCAGCAAGGCCCGATCATCGTCGTATCGACCGCCGGGCGGCCGCCGTTCGCGAGCGCGCTGGACGATGCCAGGATTTTCCCGGTCATCGATACCGGCCTGGCCGATGCCGCACGCGCAGTCGAACAGATGCACCCGGCCGCGGTTCTGGTTGCGACGTCCGCGACCGCCGAACCCGGTTTCGACGCGCTGGCCAAACGGATCGCCCTGCTGCAGCCATATCTGCCGCTGATCGCGGTCGATCCCACGACGCGCCTGCCGGAAACCGCCCTGCCTTTCTCGCAGACGGGCGGCAATTACGACCGCCTGATCGCGCGACTACGGGCCAGCTTGCGGGTGCGGACATTGCACATCACGGTCATGCGCAGGCTCGACGGCGCGCCGCTGGCGCGAACCGCGCTGCCCGACTTCGATCCCACCCGCGACGCCACCGTGCTCCTGATCGGCCGCGGCGCCGCTTACCCCGCGCTTTCAGTATCGCTCGGCGAGCGGATGGGGGTGGTCGGCGCGCTCTCGATCGAAGCCGCGGCGAAGCATCTCAACACCCGCGACATCGACGGCATCGTGCTCGGCGAAGGCTTTACCCCGCGCGTTGAAGACGCGTTCCTCACGGTACTGGCCGAGGATGCGCGCTTCCGCAGCCTGCCGGTCGTGGTGACGTCGGAGGGACTGGCGCCGGACTATGAGCTGCCCAATCTCGAAATCATATCCGGCGAACCCGCGTATATTGCCGCCAATGCGCTGCCGCTGATCCGTCAGCATGCCTTCGAGGCCCATCTGACCCGAACCCTCAAATCGATCGACGCCGAGGGCCTGCTCGATCCGCGGACCGGCCTCTTGACGCCGGAAGCGTTCAGCCGCGACTTCGCGACATCGGTCTACCAAACGCTGTCGCGCGGCGGCGGATTGTCGGTGGCGCGCTTCGCCTTCGATCCCGCCCACCCCCGCGCCCAGCTCGATGGCGCTCGGATACTGAGCCGGCTGATGCGGCAGATGGATTTCGGCGCCACCCAGCCGGACGGATCGGTCATCGTGGCTTTCGCCGATACCGATCTGCGCACCGCCCACATGATCGCGCGGCGGCTTTCCAGCGTGATGCGCCATACCAGCTACGGCAAACGCGACCCGCGATCGGAGCCGGCCGTGACGGTCGCGAGCCTGATGCCGAACGATTCGGCCAAGTCGTTGCTGACGCGGCTCTACGAGCAAGCGCGTCGCGCCGCGTCCTGAACGTCACGCCGCCTTCCTGTCCTCGGCGAGATTGGCAAGCTGCCGCAAGATCTCGGTGGTGCCCATCAGCCGCTCCTCCGGCGTCTGCCAATCCTGGAAGAACACCACCTTCATGTCGGGCCGCACCCTCGCCGCCTGGCCGTGCTGACGGATGAAGTAGACCAGCCGGTCCGGCTGCGCGAATTTGTTGTCGCGGAAGGTGATGACCGCGCCCTTCGGCCCGGCATCGACCTTCTCGACATTGGCGCGCCGGCAATAGCCCTTGATGGCGGCGATCTTGAAGAGATAGCGCACCTCGTCCGGCAGCACGCCGAAGCGGTCGCGCAGCTCGGCGGCGAAATTGTCGATCTCGTCGTCGGTATCGAGATCGGCGAGCCGCCGGTACAGCGACAGCCGCACCGAGAGGTCTGCGACGTAATCCTCGGGGATCAAGACGGGCATGCCGACGGTGATCTGCGGCGACCAGCGGTCGGCGGCGGGCTCGACCACGCCGGCCTTTAGGTTGAGGATCGCCTCCTCCAGCATCGACTGGTAAAGCTCGAAGCCGACTTCCTTGATATGGCCGGACTGCTCCTCGCCGAGCAGATTGCCGGCACCGCGGATGTCGAGATCGTGCGAGGCGAGCTGGAATCCGGCTCCCAGCGTTTCCAGTGACTGCAGCACCTTGAGCCGGCGTTCGGCTTGCGCCGTGATCTTCTGCTGCGCCGGCAGCGTGAACAGCGCGTAAGCCCGCAGCTTGGAGCGCCCGACCCGGCCGCGCAGCTGGTAGAGCTGCGCCAGCCCGAACATGTCGGCGCGGTGCACGATCAGGGTATTGGCAGTCGGGATATCCAACCCGGACTCGATGATCGTGGTCGAAAGCAGGATGTCGTATTTGCCGTCGTAGAACGCCGACATGATGTCCTCGATCACCGTCGGCGGCATCTGGCCATGCGCGACCGCGACCGTCATCTCCGGCACGTTCTTGTCGAGGAAGTCTTTTACTCCCGCGAGATCCTCGATCCGCGGCACGACGTAGAACGCCTGCCCGCCGCGGTAACGTTCACGCAGCAGCGCCTCACGGATCATCAGGGGATCGTGCGGCGCCACGAAGGTGCGGACCGCCAGACGGTCGACCGGCGGCGAGGCAATGATCGAGAGATCGCGCACACCGGTCAGCGCCAGTTGCAGCGTGCGCGGGATCGGGGTCGCGGAGAGCGTCAGCACATGCACCTCGGCGCGCAATTGCTTGAGCTTTTCCTTGTGGCTGACGCCGAAATGCTGCTCCTCGTCGACGATCAGCAGGCCGAGATCCCTGAACTTGATGGATTTGCCGAGCAGCGCGTGGGTGCCGATGACGATATCGACCGAGCCGTCGGCCAGACCTTTCTTGACCTGCGTCAGTTCCTTGGCCGGTATCAGGCGCGACGCCTGCGCAACATTGACCGGGAAGCCGCGGAACCGTTCGGCAAAATTCTTGCTGTGCTGTCGCGCGAGCAGCGTGGTCGGCACCACGACGGCGACCTGCTTGCCGTCGAGCGCGACCGCGAAAGCGGCGCGTAGCGCCACCTCGGTCTTGCCGAAACCGACATCGCCGCAGATCAGCCGGTCCATCGGCCGGCCGCTTTCGAGATCCTTCAGCGTGGCATTGATGGCGCCAAGCTGGTCCTCGGTTTCATCATAGGGGAAGCGCGCGCAGAACTCGTCGTACAGCCCGGGCTGCACCGGCAGCTTCGGCGCTTCATGCAGATGCCGCTCGGCGGCGATCTTGATCAGTTCGCCGGCGATCTCGCGGATCCGGTTCTTGAGCTTTGCCTTGCGCGCCTGCCAGCCGCTGCCGCCCAACCGGTCCAGTTCGACATTGGCGTGGTCGGAACCGTAGCGCGACAGCAGTTCGATGTTTTCCACCGGCAGGAACAGTTTGGTGTCGGCGGCGTAATGCAGCTCCAGACAGTCGTGCGGCGCGCCGGCGACCTCGAGCGTCTGCAGTCCGACGAAACGGCCGATACCGTGCTCGACATGCACCACGAGATCGCCGCTGGCGAGGCTGGTGACCTCGGAAATGAAATTGTCGAGCTTGCGGCTGGCCTTGCGCGGCCGCACCAGCCGGTCGCCGAGAATGTCCTGCTCGCTGATGACGGCGACGTGGTCGGTCTCGAAACCGGATTCCATGCCGACCACAGCCAGCATGGCCTCGTTGCGCGGCGTCGCCTGCACCGTGCGCCAGCTGTTGACGCTGGTGAGGTGGACCAGCTTGTGGTCCTGCAGCATGCTGCGCATGCGGTCGCGCGAGCCTTCGCTCCACAGCGCGATCACCACTTTCTTGCGCTGGGCCTGCAACGCCAGCACATGTGCGACCACAGCCTCGAACACGTTGACGGAAGTATCGGTGCGCTCCGGCGCAAAGTTGCGTCCCTGCCGCGCGCCGGCATCGACCACGCCGGCGCCGGCGTCGGGCATGGCGAACGGAGTCAGACGAGCCAGCGCCGACTGCTCCAGCCGCCTGGTCCACTCGTCCTCGGTCAGATAAAGCCGGTCCGGCGGCAACGGCTTGTAGATCGCGCCGCCGCCGGGATGCTCCAGCGCTTCGCGCCGCGCGTCGTAGTAGTCGGCGATCTGCTTGAAGCGCTCGCGCGCGGCGTCCTCGCTTTGCGGCTCGATCGCGATCGGCGCGCCGTCGAGATAATCGAACAGCGTATCCATCCGCTCCTGGAACAGCGGCAACCAATGCTCCATCCCGGGATGGCGGCGGCCTTCGCTGACCGCCTCGTACAGCGGATCGTCGCGCTCCGGCGCGCCGAAGGCTGCGACATAGCCCATGCGGAAGCGGCGGATGGTTTCGGTGACCAGCTGGAATTCCGAGACCGGCACAAGGTCGAGCGCGCGCATGTCGAGCAGCGTGCGCTGGGTTTCGGCATCGAAGGTGCGGATCGATTCCAGGCTGTCGCCGAAGAAGTCGAAGCGGACGGGCTGATCGAGCCCGGCCGGAAACAGGTCGAGGATGCCGCCGCGCACGGCGTATTCGCCGGGTTCGCGCACGGTGGAAGAGCGGTTGTAGCCGTTATGCTCCAGCCACGACACGATCGAGTCCATCGGCACGACGTGGCCGGGAGCGACCGACAGCGCTTGCGCCGCGACGGTTTCCCGCGCCGGCACCCGCTGCACGACGGCGTTGACCGTGGTCAGCACGATCAGCGGCTTGTCGCTGCCGGCAAGCCGCGACAGCCGCGCCAGCGTGGTCAGCCGTTGCGCCAGGATGCCGCCATGCGGCGACACCCGGTCATAGGGCTGACAGTCCCAGGCCGGGAATTGCATGACCGGCAAATCGGGTGCGAAGAATTCCAGCGCGCGCGCCAGTTGCTGCATGCGCGGGCCGTCGCGGCAGACCACGGCGAGGCTGACCGCCGATGGTCTGGGGCGCGCCGCCACCGCGCGCGCCAGATCCGACACGACAAGCCCTTCGGCGCCCTCGGCGACGTTGGCAAAGGTCAGCGCCCGCCCGGGCGACAGCAATTCAGCCGGCGATCGAACGGGCGATTTCATGCGCCGTGATCCGCCGAGCTAAACGACTGGATGCGGTCGAACAGGCGGTTGGCATATTCCGGCGCCGGCGGCATGTGGCCGGTCAGCGCGGCATAGAGATCGGGGTCGGGCACATCCATCAGATACTCGAATTGAGTCAGTTCCTCATCCGAGAGATTCGCGATCTCGGCGTCCGCGAACCGGCCGAGAATGAGGTCCATCTCGCGGATGCCGCGATGCCAGCAGCGAAACAAGAGCCGCTTGCGGCGGTCGTCCAGGCCCTCGCTCGATCGTGCCGATCCCGTCATTTTCCGATTCCCATCCGAACGCCAAAAGCCCGGACGTGCCGGGCGGGGTTGATATAGCGTTCGTTGTGGCGAATGTCAGCCCCGGTGTTTCGCCTGCAGTGCAGGCATATCGGATTTCGCTGTCCCGGATTTCGCCGAGCCGCAATGGTTTTGCTGCTTGCTCCGCGCTCCCCAGCGACCGGGCTTTCTTGCCACCGTCATGATCCGGCTTCAACAAATTCGTTTTTTGGCGCAAACCCGTCGGGCGGGTTGATGGTCTCAGCCCGTCGTCGCGCCGGATATTCCGGCGGGCGGCGTCCTGCCTGCAACGTCGCCTTCGAAAAAAGCCGTGGATGCCAGGTGCAAAGCTGTGCAAAGCCGGGCATGACGAACAGGAACGGACTTAGATTTCCCGATGCGCCCTGTTCTGCTCAATCCCTTGTTTGCGCCGGTCACGACCCTCAGCGGCGTCGGGCCGAAGCAGGACAGGCTGTTTCGCTATCTGCTCGACCGCCATGAGACGCCGCGGCTGGTCGATTTGCTGCTGCATCTGCCGGCGAGCGTGATCGACCGCCGGGCGCGGCCGAAAATCCGGGACGCCGCTCAGGGAACCATCGTCACGCTGGAGGTGACCGTCGACCGTCACCGCCCGCCACCGCCGCGCAATGCGCGCGCACCGTTCCTCGTCTATGCCAGCGACGACACCGGCGACGTGGTGCTGACCTTCTTCCGGGCCAAACCGGGCTACGTCGAGAAGCTGCTGCCGGTCGGCGCCAAGCGCTACGTCTCCGGCACCCTGCAGATGTATGACGGCGTCCCGCAGATCGTGCATCCCGACCGCGTCGTTGATGAAGAGGGATTCGCCAAGCTGTCGGGCATCGATCCCGTTTATCCCCTGACCGAGGGGCTGGCGTTGGGCTCGCTGCGGCGTGCGATGGCGCAGGCGCTGCAGAAGCTGCCGGATCTTCCCGAGTGGATCAGCCCGGAAGTGATCCGCCGCTGCAAGTTTCCTGCTATCGCCGAAGCGCTCCATCGCGTGCACGTGCCGGTCGAGCTCACCGATATCCTACCGGACAGGCCGTTCTGGTCGCGGCTGGCCTTCGACGAATTGTTGGCGGGGCAACTGGCGCTGGCGCTGGTGCGCGCGCAGTTGCGCCGTCCCGCCGGCGACCGCCACGTCGGCGATGGTCACCTGCGCAGCCGGATCATCGACGCTTTGCCTTACGCATTGACGACGTCGCAGCGCGAAGCCGTCGCTGCCATCACCGAGGATCTGCGTCAGCCGGTGCGTATGCTGCGGCTGCTGCAGGGCGACGTTGGAAGCGGCAAGACCGTGGTGGCGCTGCTGGCGGCGGCCGCCGTCACCGAGGCCGGCAAGCAGGCCGCGCTGATGGCGCCGACCGAAATCCTGGCGCGCCAGCACATCAAGACGATTGCGCCGCTGGCCGAACGCGCGGGCCTGCGGGTCGCGATCCTCACCGGGCGCGAAAAGGGCAAGGAGCGGCGCGAACTGCTGGCGCGGCTCGCCGCCGGCGAGATTGATTTCCTGGTCGGCACCCACGCGCTGATCCAGGACGACGTGGTGTTCAAGGCTTTGGCGCTGGCCGTGGTCGACGAGCAGCATCGCTTCGGGGTGCGCGAACGGCTGGCGCTGACCAACAAGGGCGACGCCGTCGACGTGCTGGTGCTGAGCGCAACCCCGATCCCGCGCACGCTGGTGCTGACCTATTTTGGCGACATGGACGTCTCGGAATTGCGCGAGAAGCCGGCCGGACGCCAGCCGATCGATACCCGGGCGGTGCCGAACAGTCGCCTCAACGAGGTGATGGAGGCCGTCGGCCGCGCGCTCGACAAGGGCAAGCTGGTGTACTGGATCTGCCCGCTGGTCGAGGAATCCGAAGCCGAGGGCACAGAACATCTGACCAACGCGACCGAACGGTTCGAAAGCCTGCGAGAGCGCTTCGGCGGCCGCGTCGGCCTGGTGCATGGCCAGATGAAGGGCGCCGAAAAGGACCGCGTCATGGAGCAGTTCGCCGCCGGCGAGATCGGGCTATTGGTCGCGACCACCGTGGTCGAGGTCGGCGTCGACGTGCCCGCCGCCACCATCATGGTGATCGAGAACGCCGAACGCTTTGGGCTTGCGCAGCTGCACCAGTTGCGCGGCCGGATCGGCCGCGGCTCCGAAGCCTCGACCTGCCTCTTGCTCTACAAGGAACCGCTCAACGAGATGTCGACGGCACGGCTGAAAGTGATCCGCGAAACCACCGACGGTTTCCGGATTGCCGAAGAAGACTTGCGACTGCGCGGCGAAGGCGACGTCCTGGGCACCAGACAAAGCGGCCTGCCCGGCTACCGCATCGTGCGCTCCGAAGTGCACGGCCAGCTCATCACGCAAGCACGCGACGAGGCGCTGCGTATCATGAAGGACAATCCGAAGCTGAAAGGCGACCGCGGCGAAGCCTTGCGCTGCCTGCTCTATCTGTTCGAACGCGATGAAGCGATACCGCTGATCGGGGCGGGGTAACTCCTGTCCCTCATGGTGAGGAGCCGCGAAGCGGCGTCTCGAACCATGAAGCCCGCCTGCGGCGCATCCTTCGAGACGCGGCGCAAGCGCCGCTCCTCAGGCTGAGGACTGTAGCGAAGCCTACTCCACCTTCGCCGGTTCCGGCTGCAGCGGGGTTGAATTCGCCACCCGTGCGGCGTTCGCCATGCCCGCCAATGCAGCAAGTTTCTTCTGCTGGTCGGAGCCGGGCTGCACCACGCCGCAGGACATGATCAGGGTCGCGGCGTCTTCCGCGCTCATCTGGATATCGACGATCTTGCTCTTCGGCACGTAGAAGAAGAAGCCGGTGGTCGGGTTCGGCGCGCAGGGCAGGAACACCGAGATGTGCTCCTCCTGGCCCGGCAGCTTGTTGGCGATCTCCACGCTGGGCGACTGCGAGATCAGCACGATCGACCACATCCCGGGCGAAGGGAATTCGACCAGGCCTACCCTGCGGAAGCTCGATCCCTGCCCCGAGAACAGCGTCTCGAACACCTGCTTGAGGCCGCGATAGATCGCGCGCACCACCGGCATGCGGCCGAGCAGCCGCTCGCCGAGATCGACCAGGGTTCGCCCGATCAGGTTGGCGGCGAGGAAGCCGAGCAGTGTCAGCGCGAACACGGCGACGATCAGCCCGGAGCCCGGCAGCCCGAACGGCAGATAGGTTTCCGGCCGGTACGCCAGGGGAACGAACGGCCGGACGATGCCGTCGACCCAGGTGACGAACCACCAGGTCAGATAGAAGGTGATCGCGACCGGACCGGCCACGATCAGGCCAGTCAGGAAGTAGTTGCGGAATCGGGCCATCAGGCCGCTGTGGACTTCCGGCGGGACTTCGTCCGTGGGCACGGGCGGAGGCAAATCGTCTGAATTCATCAGGGTTCCAGGTTGGTCGGAGCGGCTACCGTACAGTGCCAGCTAAGCCATCCTAGCAGGTTTTTGAAGACCGCGACCACCGCCTGAGGTGTGACACTTGTTCCCCGGTCCCCTATTCCACGGTCACCGATTTCGCCAGATTGCGCGGCTGGTCGACGTCGGTGCCCATGACCACGGCGGTATGATAGGCCAGCAACTGTACCGGAACGGCATAGACCATCGGCGTAAAGGCCGAGCCCATATCGGGCAGCACGATGGTCACCAGCGAGTCCACGGTCGCCTCCGCCGCACCCCTGGCGTCCGTCATCAGGATGATGTTGCCGCCGCGGGCGGCGACCTCCTGCATGTTGGAGACAGTCTTCTCGAACACCTTGTCGTGCGGCGCGATCACCACGACCGGCATGTTCTCGTCGATCAGCGCGATCGGGCCGTGCTTGAGCTCGCCGGCGGCGTAGCCTTCGGCGTGGATGTAGGAGATTTCCTTCAGCTTCAGCGCGCCCTCCAGCGCCAGCGGATAGCTGGTGCCGCGGCCGAGATAGACCACGTCCTTGTGCTTGGCGATCTCGCGCGCCAGCTTCTCGATCTGGGGCTCGGTCGAAAGTGCGGCCGCCATCAGCCGTGGAATTTCCACCAGCCCTTTCACGAGCCTGTTTTCGTCGGCGTCCGACAATTCGCCACGTGCCTTGCCGGCGGCGACCGCGATCGCGGCCAGCACCATCAGCTGGCAGGTGAAGGCCTTGGTCGAGGCGACGCCGATTTCGGGGCCGGCCAGCGTCTGCAGCACGGTCTCGCTTTCGCGGGCGATCGTCGAGGTCGCCACGTTGACCACCGACAGCGTGTGCACGCCCTCCGCCTTGGCATAGCGCAGCGCGGCCAGCGTGTCAGCGGTCTCGCCGGACTGCGAAATGAAGATCGCCAGATCCCCCTTGCGCAACGGCGCCTCGCGGTAGCGGAATTCGGAGGCAACATCGAGCTCGACCGGAAGGCGGCCGAAACGCTCGATCCAGTATTTGCCGACGTAACCGGCGTAACTCGCGGTGCCGCAGGCGACGATCGAGATGCGCTGGATGTCCTTGAAGTCGAACGGCAGTTTCACCGGCAGCGCGATGCGCTCGGTCGCCATGTCGACGTAGCGCGCCAGCGTATGGCCGACCACTTCCGGCTGCTCGTGGATTTCCTTGGCCATGAAGTGCCGGTAATTCGCCTTGTCGACCAGGAACGACGAGGCGCCGGATTTCAGCACTTCGCGATTCACCACCGTGTTGTGCTCGTCATAGATCACGCCGACCTCGCGGGTCAGCACCGCCCAGTCGCCGTCCTCGAGATAGCTGATGGTGTCGGTAAAGGGCGCCAGCGCAATCGCGTCCGAGCCGAGATACATCTCGCCGTCGCCATGGCCAATCGCCAGCGGTGAGCCCTTGCGGGCGCCGATCATCAGATTGCCGTGACCGCGGAACAGGAACGCCAGCGCGAACGCCCCGCGCAACTGCGGCAGCGACGCCTTCACCGCGTCCTGCGGCGACGCGCCCTTGAGGATGTAGGAATTGACCAGATGCGCCACCACCTCGGTGTCGGTCTCGCTGGTGAATTTCGCGCCCTGCTTTTCCAGCATCTGCCGCAATTCGCGGAAATTCTCGATGATGCCGTTGTGAACCACGGCGACGTTGTCGGTGGCGTGCGGATGGGCGTTGTTCTCGGTCGGCTTGCCGTGGGTGGCCCAGCGGGTGTGGCCGATGCCGGTATGACCGCCGAGCGGTTCGGCGCGCAGCCGGGCTTCCAGATTCTTGAGCTTGCCTTCGGCGCGGCGGCGCTCGAGATGGTCGCCTTCCAGCGTGGCGACCCCGGCGGAATCGTAGCCGCGATATTCAAGGCGCTTGAGCGAATCCACCAATTGCTCCGCGACCGGAGCGCGTCCGAGAATGCCGACAATGCCGCACATGCGGATCAATATCCCCAAATCGTCGAAAGATTTCGCAAACAGCGCGCGACCCTCTTAACGAAAATCGCCTGTTCCCAGATACTCAATAATTATTGCGGATTGCGACAGGGTAAAGTGTAAGCCTTAACAAGCCTGTCCGCGGAGCCCGCGGAATACCCGTTTCTTCCGGATCGGGACAGCACGTTAACCCGAGATCAACTGTTTTTCGGAAGGCTAGGCGATCCGGAGACAGGATCGTGACAGACACGCGCGACCACAGACCAGGCGACCGAGGCCTTGCTTCCCTGCATGTGCAGGCCAGCGAGACCGCAGGCACCCACCTGGCCCACTGGCCGCCGCCGATGCGCGGGCAGGAATCGAAGCCCGTACTCGTGAAGCACCAGCCAGGCGAGCCGGTCCAGCGCGCCAAACCGCGCGGCTGGCGGCTGACCCGCGCGATCTTTTCGGAATTCGCCGACGACGAGTAGTGCGCTCGCGCCAACAGCGTTCCCCATCACGCCGCGGCAGGTTCAAGCCTTCGGCGTCTTGGCCTTGGTCTTCAACTCGCGGTACCGCCTCGCCCCGCCCTCGCGGTTGGTCTGCGGGCTGCGCTCCACCGCCATGGCGTCGTCGGGCACGTCCTTGGTGATCACCGAGCCCGAACCGATATAGGCGCCGGCGCCGATTTTCACCGGCGCCACCAGCGACGAATTGGTGCCGATGAAGGCGCCCTCGCCAATCGTGGTCTTGTGCTTGGAGAAGCCGTCATAGTTGCAGGTGACGGTGCCGGCGCCGATGTTGGCCTTGGCGCCGACATGGGTGTCGCCGATATAAGAGAGGTGATTGACCTTGACGCCCGCCTCCAGCGTCGCCGCCTTGGTCTCGACGAAATTGCCGATTTTGGCGCCATCGCCGAGCGAGGTCCCCGGCCGCAGCCGCGCGAAGGGGCCGACCGACGTGTTCTTGCCGATCGAGGACTGCACGATGTGGGAGAACGAGTGGATCACCGCGCCGTCGGCGATGGAAACGCCGGGGCCGATCACCACGAACGGCTCGAGCGTCACGTCCTTGCCGAAGCGGGTGTCGGCGGTGAGATAGACCGTGTCGGGCGCGATCATGGTCACGCCGGCCTCGAGCGCCGCCTTGCGTAACCGCGCCTGCATGACCTGTTCGGCCTCGGCGAGCTGGCCCTTGGTGTTGATGCCCCGCACTTCGTCCTCGCTGGTTTCGATCACGACCGCCTCCAATCCCATGTCCCGGCTGATGGCCACTGCATCGACCAGATAATATTCGCCCTTGCTGTTGGCATTGCCGATCCGGTCGAGGATTTGCAGCGCCCGGCGGCCATCGAAGGCCATCACGCCGGCATTGCAGAGCGTGATCGCGCGTTCGGCAGGCGTTGCGTCCGCGTGCTCGCGGATCGCCACCAGCCGCCCATCCTCGACCAGCAGCCGGCCGTAGCCGGTGGGGTCGGCGGCTTGAAAGCCCAGCACCGCCAGCGCCGCGCCATTTTTCAACGGCGCGCGCAGGCGCGAAAACGTCTCGGCCGAGATCAGCGGCGTATCGCCGAACACCACCAGGAGATCGTCGGCGCCGCGCGCCAGCGCTTCGCGTGCGGCGAGCACCGCATGCGCGGTGCCGAGACGCTCGCGCTGCACGAAGGTGGCGGCATCGGGACGAACGCGTCGGGCCTCGCCGGCGACCGCCTCGTGGTCGGGGCCGATCACCACGGCGAGCGTGGCGCCCGCTCCCTTCGGGGCGGCGCCGAGCACATGGGCCAGTAGCGACTGGCCC
The sequence above is drawn from the Bradyrhizobium sediminis genome and encodes:
- the mfd gene encoding transcription-repair coupling factor; the encoded protein is MKSPVRSPAELLSPGRALTFANVAEGAEGLVVSDLARAVAARPRPSAVSLAVVCRDGPRMQQLARALEFFAPDLPVMQFPAWDCQPYDRVSPHGGILAQRLTTLARLSRLAGSDKPLIVLTTVNAVVQRVPARETVAAQALSVAPGHVVPMDSIVSWLEHNGYNRSSTVREPGEYAVRGGILDLFPAGLDQPVRFDFFGDSLESIRTFDAETQRTLLDMRALDLVPVSEFQLVTETIRRFRMGYVAAFGAPERDDPLYEAVSEGRRHPGMEHWLPLFQERMDTLFDYLDGAPIAIEPQSEDAARERFKQIADYYDARREALEHPGGGAIYKPLPPDRLYLTEDEWTRRLEQSALARLTPFAMPDAGAGVVDAGARQGRNFAPERTDTSVNVFEAVVAHVLALQAQRKKVVIALWSEGSRDRMRSMLQDHKLVHLTSVNSWRTVQATPRNEAMLAVVGMESGFETDHVAVISEQDILGDRLVRPRKASRKLDNFISEVTSLASGDLVVHVEHGIGRFVGLQTLEVAGAPHDCLELHYAADTKLFLPVENIELLSRYGSDHANVELDRLGGSGWQARKAKLKNRIREIAGELIKIAAERHLHEAPKLPVQPGLYDEFCARFPYDETEDQLGAINATLKDLESGRPMDRLICGDVGFGKTEVALRAAFAVALDGKQVAVVVPTTLLARQHSKNFAERFRGFPVNVAQASRLIPAKELTQVKKGLADGSVDIVIGTHALLGKSIKFRDLGLLIVDEEQHFGVSHKEKLKQLRAEVHVLTLSATPIPRTLQLALTGVRDLSIIASPPVDRLAVRTFVAPHDPLMIREALLRERYRGGQAFYVVPRIEDLAGVKDFLDKNVPEMTVAVAHGQMPPTVIEDIMSAFYDGKYDILLSTTIIESGLDIPTANTLIVHRADMFGLAQLYQLRGRVGRSKLRAYALFTLPAQQKITAQAERRLKVLQSLETLGAGFQLASHDLDIRGAGNLLGEEQSGHIKEVGFELYQSMLEEAILNLKAGVVEPAADRWSPQITVGMPVLIPEDYVADLSVRLSLYRRLADLDTDDEIDNFAAELRDRFGVLPDEVRYLFKIAAIKGYCRRANVEKVDAGPKGAVITFRDNKFAQPDRLVYFIRQHGQAARVRPDMKVVFFQDWQTPEERLMGTTEILRQLANLAEDRKAA
- the recG gene encoding ATP-dependent DNA helicase RecG is translated as MRPVLLNPLFAPVTTLSGVGPKQDRLFRYLLDRHETPRLVDLLLHLPASVIDRRARPKIRDAAQGTIVTLEVTVDRHRPPPPRNARAPFLVYASDDTGDVVLTFFRAKPGYVEKLLPVGAKRYVSGTLQMYDGVPQIVHPDRVVDEEGFAKLSGIDPVYPLTEGLALGSLRRAMAQALQKLPDLPEWISPEVIRRCKFPAIAEALHRVHVPVELTDILPDRPFWSRLAFDELLAGQLALALVRAQLRRPAGDRHVGDGHLRSRIIDALPYALTTSQREAVAAITEDLRQPVRMLRLLQGDVGSGKTVVALLAAAAVTEAGKQAALMAPTEILARQHIKTIAPLAERAGLRVAILTGREKGKERRELLARLAAGEIDFLVGTHALIQDDVVFKALALAVVDEQHRFGVRERLALTNKGDAVDVLVLSATPIPRTLVLTYFGDMDVSELREKPAGRQPIDTRAVPNSRLNEVMEAVGRALDKGKLVYWICPLVEESEAEGTEHLTNATERFESLRERFGGRVGLVHGQMKGAEKDRVMEQFAAGEIGLLVATTVVEVGVDVPAATIMVIENAERFGLAQLHQLRGRIGRGSEASTCLLLYKEPLNEMSTARLKVIRETTDGFRIAEEDLRLRGEGDVLGTRQSGLPGYRIVRSEVHGQLITQARDEALRIMKDNPKLKGDRGEALRCLLYLFERDEAIPLIGAG
- a CDS encoding GGDEF domain-containing protein, with the translated sequence MSQQGPIIVVSTAGRPPFASALDDARIFPVIDTGLADAARAVEQMHPAAVLVATSATAEPGFDALAKRIALLQPYLPLIAVDPTTRLPETALPFSQTGGNYDRLIARLRASLRVRTLHITVMRRLDGAPLARTALPDFDPTRDATVLLIGRGAAYPALSVSLGERMGVVGALSIEAAAKHLNTRDIDGIVLGEGFTPRVEDAFLTVLAEDARFRSLPVVVTSEGLAPDYELPNLEIISGEPAYIAANALPLIRQHAFEAHLTRTLKSIDAEGLLDPRTGLLTPEAFSRDFATSVYQTLSRGGGLSVARFAFDPAHPRAQLDGARILSRLMRQMDFGATQPDGSVIVAFADTDLRTAHMIARRLSSVMRHTSYGKRDPRSEPAVTVASLMPNDSAKSLLTRLYEQARRAAS
- a CDS encoding FAD assembly factor SdhE, which encodes MTGSARSSEGLDDRRKRLLFRCWHRGIREMDLILGRFADAEIANLSDEELTQFEYLMDVPDPDLYAALTGHMPPAPEYANRLFDRIQSFSSADHGA
- a CDS encoding DUF502 domain-containing protein, which produces MMNSDDLPPPVPTDEVPPEVHSGLMARFRNYFLTGLIVAGPVAITFYLTWWFVTWVDGIVRPFVPLAYRPETYLPFGLPGSGLIVAVFALTLLGFLAANLIGRTLVDLGERLLGRMPVVRAIYRGLKQVFETLFSGQGSSFRRVGLVEFPSPGMWSIVLISQSPSVEIANKLPGQEEHISVFLPCAPNPTTGFFFYVPKSKIVDIQMSAEDAATLIMSCGVVQPGSDQQKKLAALAGMANAARVANSTPLQPEPAKVE
- the glmS gene encoding glutamine--fructose-6-phosphate transaminase (isomerizing); translation: MCGIVGILGRAPVAEQLVDSLKRLEYRGYDSAGVATLEGDHLERRRAEGKLKNLEARLRAEPLGGHTGIGHTRWATHGKPTENNAHPHATDNVAVVHNGIIENFRELRQMLEKQGAKFTSETDTEVVAHLVNSYILKGASPQDAVKASLPQLRGAFALAFLFRGHGNLMIGARKGSPLAIGHGDGEMYLGSDAIALAPFTDTISYLEDGDWAVLTREVGVIYDEHNTVVNREVLKSGASSFLVDKANYRHFMAKEIHEQPEVVGHTLARYVDMATERIALPVKLPFDFKDIQRISIVACGTASYAGYVGKYWIERFGRLPVELDVASEFRYREAPLRKGDLAIFISQSGETADTLAALRYAKAEGVHTLSVVNVATSTIARESETVLQTLAGPEIGVASTKAFTCQLMVLAAIAVAAGKARGELSDADENRLVKGLVEIPRLMAAALSTEPQIEKLAREIAKHKDVVYLGRGTSYPLALEGALKLKEISYIHAEGYAAGELKHGPIALIDENMPVVVIAPHDKVFEKTVSNMQEVAARGGNIILMTDARGAAEATVDSLVTIVLPDMGSAFTPMVYAVPVQLLAYHTAVVMGTDVDQPRNLAKSVTVE